TGCAGAGTCGAAAGCACGGGATGctgaaagcaaaggaaaacagacacgcgcggtgtgctcgccgtgggacagcggggtGTGTCGAGGCCCACCCCATGACCTTGAtggtcgtctgcgccactgcagggcaAATGGCCAGGAGCTCAAGGTGTctaccagcggcacgcacacccgcgcagcaataggaaaagagaagcaacggaAAGGGGTGGTGTAGTGGGGGCTGCAAGAGAGAGCCCCCAACACACGCATCCATCAGAATACGCTGGCGATACGGGAGATGCCGTCACCGAGAGGCGACAGAACACCAGAAACTAAAACAAAAAAGCAAAAGGCCATTCCGACGCGCGTGGGCTGCGATGGCCGTCGGCACAGGGGCGcactacagcggcaccgcgcaccCAGCCGTCCTGCTCATTCCGTTTCACGCTAGCAGAGGCCCtcgtcagccgcagcgggagcCGCTCAGCTTGCGTCACGATCAGGGGAGGCTGATAACAAGCAGCCACACCACGAGGCCTGCCATGACAGCGAGCACtatccccagcagcgcagccgtcacagtggcCAATGCAGTCATCCTTTCACGCCACCatcacaccgccgctgtgtcggcagcgtctccctcGAAGTCTATGAGCCCCTTGATGTTggcctggcacacctccacgtacgACGCGCAGATAATGTAGCTACCTTCCACGAAGGCGGTGCTGATCGTGGCCAGCTCAACACTCTcgcccggcgtgcatgcgacgtagccgctgctgccgtacacCTGGACGCTGTACGTGTGGTGGGCTCTGTCGCACTTCACGTTGGCGCACAAGCCGTTGTAGTGGTCAGATGGACCAGTGTTGTGCTTCGGTGCGAAGTTTCCATCCAAGCAGCGCGACGAGTCGGAGAAGAGACTGAACTCCTTTACAGTAGGCGATGCCGTCGATGGGTCCTGATTgcaagcagcagtgccgtagCCCACGATAACCGGGCAGTAGTCCATGAACGATATTCGACCGCCGACAGAAGTTTCGGTGAAGTACCGGAAGTATGTCGGCATCGGGTCGTCATACGTGGTTATGCTGCATCTCCCGATTTTAAGGCGGTCGCTGGTGCACCGATACGAAGGCTCCGTGGTGTTGCAGAACATCCCGggccactgcgtgatgttCCTCTCCATGCACTTATTGGTGAGGAAGTCGCAGCTGGCGAGATTGgcccacggcatcacctcggccttGGTGAAGTCCGCCTGGTAGAAGCCGAGGTCCTGGAAGACGGCCATGGTCAGGGCGGTGTAGTACCCAGCAGCCGAGACAGGCGCCATGAGCTCGtccttggcgttgcgccCCTTAAGATGCGAGCCGGCAGCAGATCCACCACCCGtatcctccagctccagaAACTCCAAGGTGGGGCAGCCGTACTGTTCGCGCACCTTGGCCATCACTGTGGGGCTGCTGAGCACAGGAGCTTCGTAGTCCTTCCCGCGCAAGTTGTTCACTTCATCAATGAGTTCCAGTTCATCGAAAAGGGTGAGGTCGAAGCCGAGGGTGTGTGCCACCTCGTGCGTCACGGTGCGCACCATTAATTGGTCGTAGGGTGACCGAATGTTCGCCGCAGGGATGTTGATGACACCCACGGCAGGTCGGCTGTCGGAGAATGTCTGACAGATcacagcagccgccagcACGCCCGGCTCGCTCGGCACGGAGGCgacgtacagcacgaagtcgGTGTTGCTGACGCCTACCGTGACGTGTTCCTCCGGCACCTTGAAGGTGCCGCACACGTCGCCCTCCATGCCGGTCACCTTCCAGgtgccctgcacctgcctcaccttcagccgctccacatgcagctgcagcgccagtggtAAGAGGTAGGTGATCAGGGTgtcgcgcttctcctccg
The nucleotide sequence above comes from Leishmania braziliensis MHOM/BR/75/M2904 WGS CADA00000000 data, contig 7, whole genome shotgun sequence. Encoded proteins:
- the GP63-2 gene encoding GP63, leishmanolysin, which translates into the protein MEGDVCGTFKVPEEHVTVGVSNTDFVLYVASVPSEPGVLAAAVICQTFSDSRPAVGVINIPAANIRSPYDQLMVRTVTHEVAHTLGFDLTLFDELELIDEVNNLRGKDYEAPVLSSPTVMAKVREQYGCPTLEFLELEDTGGGSAAGSHLKGRNAKDELMAPVSAAGYYTALTMAVFQDLGFYQADFTKAEVMPWANLASCDFLTNKCMERNITQWPGMFCNTTEPSYRCTSDRLKIGRCSITTYDDPMPTYFRYFTETSVGGRISFMDYCPVIVGYGTAACNQDPSTASPTVKEFSLFSDSSRCLDGNFAPKHNTGPSDHYNGLCANVKCDRAHHTYSVQVYGSSGYVACTPGESVELATISTAFVEGSYIICASYVEVCQANIKGLIDFEGDAADTAAV